One region of Marivirga arenosa genomic DNA includes:
- the aroQ gene encoding type II 3-dehydroquinate dehydratase, with the protein MDKKKIIIINGPNLNLLGKREPKIYGAASFDEFIKKLRLDYPDVELDYYQSNIEGELVSKIQESDSAYDGIILNAAAYTHTSVAIHDAIGAIDTDVIEVHISNIYKREEFRHKSLISSKCIGMISGLGLSGYKLALEHFKTL; encoded by the coding sequence ATGGATAAAAAGAAAATCATAATCATAAATGGGCCAAATTTAAATCTTTTAGGTAAAAGAGAACCTAAAATATATGGAGCAGCTTCATTTGATGAATTTATAAAAAAATTAAGACTAGATTACCCTGATGTAGAACTAGATTATTATCAATCCAATATAGAAGGTGAGTTGGTATCAAAAATTCAGGAATCCGATTCTGCCTATGATGGAATTATTTTAAATGCTGCGGCCTACACCCACACCTCTGTTGCCATACATGATGCAATTGGCGCTATAGACACAGATGTTATAGAAGTTCATATATCCAACATTTATAAAAGAGAAGAATTTCGGCATAAAAGCTTGATTTCATCAAAATGCATAGGAATGATTTCAGGCTTAGGATTATCAGGATACAAATTAGCCTTAGAGCATTTTAAAACTTTATAA
- a CDS encoding methylglyoxal synthase: MKIAIIAHDGKKPEMVSFLNKNKEKLSKVSLVATGTTGGYVENTGLKVEKLLSGPIGGDAQIAALSAEKKLEMVLFFRDPLGKHPHEPDVQMLMRICDVHNIPIATNPATAQLLIDAFWSKQM; the protein is encoded by the coding sequence ATGAAAATAGCAATCATAGCTCACGATGGTAAAAAACCAGAGATGGTTTCTTTCCTCAATAAAAATAAAGAAAAGCTTTCTAAGGTATCATTAGTGGCTACTGGCACCACAGGTGGATATGTAGAAAATACTGGTTTAAAAGTAGAAAAGCTTTTGTCTGGTCCCATTGGTGGAGATGCTCAAATAGCTGCATTATCTGCCGAAAAAAAGCTTGAAATGGTGCTATTCTTTAGAGATCCGCTAGGCAAGCATCCTCACGAACCAGATGTTCAAATGTTGATGAGAATTTGTGATGTTCATAATATCCCAATTGCTACTAACCCAGCAACTGCCCAATTACTTATTGACGCTTTCTGGAGTAAACAGATGTAA
- the xerD gene encoding site-specific tyrosine recombinase XerD, with the protein MAWDIFLTEYRNYLQLERSLAENTVSAYIHDVIKLKQFLDFSNPKNDPLEVKPSDLHNFLEYVNELGMTVHTQARVVSGIKGFFKYLLYEDIIKENPAELLEAPKLGRKLPDVLSTEEIDRILNSVDLTNANGQRDRTILEVLYSSGLRVSEAVNLKISNTYFDIGFLRIIGKGSKERLVPMGKSASKHLKIYINEVRIHQNPKPEAKDIVFLNRFGGSISRVSIFTMIKKQVNLAGVHKKVSPHTFRHSFATHLIEGGADLRAVQEMLGHESITTTEIYTHLDRDFLSQTLKEFHPRA; encoded by the coding sequence ATGGCTTGGGATATATTTTTAACTGAATATAGGAATTATTTACAATTAGAACGCTCATTAGCTGAAAACACCGTTTCTGCTTATATCCATGATGTGATAAAGCTAAAACAGTTTTTGGATTTCTCCAATCCTAAAAACGATCCTTTAGAAGTTAAGCCTTCTGATTTACATAATTTTTTAGAATATGTAAATGAATTAGGTATGACGGTCCATACCCAAGCAAGAGTAGTATCAGGTATAAAAGGCTTTTTTAAATATTTATTATATGAAGATATTATAAAAGAGAATCCGGCAGAATTATTAGAGGCTCCAAAGTTAGGGCGAAAACTACCTGATGTGTTGAGCACGGAAGAAATTGATCGTATCTTGAATTCAGTGGATTTAACTAATGCTAATGGGCAAAGAGATAGGACTATACTGGAAGTATTGTATTCATCTGGTCTTAGAGTAAGTGAAGCAGTGAATTTAAAAATATCCAATACTTATTTTGATATAGGCTTTTTAAGAATAATAGGGAAGGGGAGCAAGGAAAGATTAGTACCGATGGGAAAGTCGGCTTCCAAGCATTTGAAGATTTATATCAATGAAGTCAGAATTCATCAAAACCCAAAGCCTGAAGCTAAAGATATTGTCTTTCTAAATCGTTTTGGAGGATCGATCAGCAGGGTATCTATTTTTACCATGATTAAAAAGCAGGTCAATTTAGCAGGTGTTCATAAAAAAGTAAGTCCCCATACATTCCGTCATTCATTTGCTACTCATCTGATAGAAGGAGGAGCTGATTTACGAGCTGTTCAGGAAATGCTAGGACATGAATCCATTACCACAACTGAAATTTATACTCACTTAGATCGTGATTTTTTATCTCAGACCTTGAAAGAATTTCACCCTAGAGCTTAG